In Streptomyces nodosus, one DNA window encodes the following:
- a CDS encoding TetR/AcrR family transcriptional regulator, translating into MEPRRDNTGNRRGRRSREEILEVASRLMAERGYAATTLSELSRESGLPKSAVYHHFRSKGGLLSAVMEHGAYAFFQHMARAQQHPPREGSARERLGWYLRRTGEVFLANPDFLRLHLILVMNAEAAEAAEVERIIERVRRDGRAHMNHMIADSFAEYGPEIAQTVADRLDYFAIAGFDGAFVAWQADPSRSMAEAMDLLTDAVAALGESMAAGLRP; encoded by the coding sequence GTGGAACCCAGGCGCGACAACACCGGCAACCGCAGGGGGCGGCGCTCCCGGGAGGAGATCCTCGAGGTCGCGTCACGCCTGATGGCCGAACGCGGATACGCGGCCACCACGCTGTCGGAGCTCAGCCGGGAGTCGGGGCTGCCCAAGAGCGCGGTCTACCACCACTTCCGCTCCAAGGGCGGACTGCTCTCCGCGGTGATGGAGCACGGTGCCTATGCGTTCTTCCAGCACATGGCCCGGGCGCAGCAGCATCCCCCGCGCGAGGGGAGCGCACGGGAGCGGCTGGGCTGGTACCTCCGGCGCACCGGGGAGGTCTTCCTGGCCAACCCGGACTTCCTGCGGCTGCACCTGATCCTGGTGATGAACGCCGAGGCGGCGGAGGCCGCGGAGGTCGAGCGGATCATCGAACGGGTGCGGCGGGACGGCCGCGCGCATATGAACCATATGATCGCCGACTCGTTCGCCGAGTACGGCCCGGAGATCGCACAGACCGTGGCCGACCGGCTGGACTACTTCGCCATCGCGGGCTTCGACGGGGCCTTCGTCGCCTGGCAGGCCGACCCCTCCCGCTCGATGGCCGAGGCGATGGACCTGCTCACCGACGCGGTCGCAGCCCTCGGCGAGTCCATGGCCGCGGGCCTGCGCCCCTGA